The following is a genomic window from Neomonachus schauinslandi chromosome 15, ASM220157v2, whole genome shotgun sequence.
TTGGACGCCTTTCTTGGGGGGCTTGCTCTTGAACTGCCTGGTTTGCCGCTGTTTAAATTTGGGGGGCCCTTTTCTGGGAGTGACGGGCCCCCCCGTCACCCTGGTGGCTGACCGGATCTCGGCCTTGGGTGGCTCCAGGTTCATGGCCAGGATGGCAGAGAGCCCACGGCGACCTCTGGCTTCTAGACTCCCTCACGCCGTGGGCTGGACGCACACCAGGCTGGAGGGCTCCTGGTCAGCCCCTTGCTTCTGCCCCCCTTGCAGGTCTCAACCCAGCGGAAGAGAGGAAGTCCTGAAACAGGAAACCCAGGAGGCCCTGAGCGTGACCCTGATGGCAGCCCCCCGCCATCTCCACGTGGGCCTGCACCTGGGGTcaggcagggggaatgagagTACCAGTGGCCCCCCTGGTGCACCCCCCTCAGCTGTCTCCCCTTCTGCGTGCCCCACCCCAATCACCGGGGTAGGGACACTCAGCCTCGTTCCTGGTGGCATGCCAGGCGTCTGGCAGTGCCAACGAAGGGTGACAGAGAAGTGGAGGGCAGGGTGCCTGGCAGGGAGGGGTCTGTCTCAGGAGAAGTCCCGAGCTGAGCTGTGCAACCAGCCCCCTGCAGTTTCTTCCCTCTACTGGTAAATCCCCTGGCCACTCACTATGCTTGGAGACTGCCCTGGGCACATAGTGTCACCTGCTGGTGTCTCTGAACCCACTGCACAGGGTgacctcccctctgcctctccctggatGCCCTAAGCCCCATTGACCCTGCTCAAGGGCAACTCGGCTTCCCCTAAGCCTATTAGCACCAGAGGGCGACTCTAATCCCTCAGGGCTGCCGTGAGCCTAGAAGGTTCTGGGGCTAAGCACAGGACACAGACAGGAGCCCCTGGCACTAGATGCCCCAGGCCCCACCTCATGGGCCCCCTTTGCTGCTCCGATCTTGTGGGCTACAGTGCCTGACTCCAGCCTTGGGCTACCACCAGCCGCTGGCTAGAGCTTCAGGGCTGAGACCGGCTGGCGGGCAAGGCAggctgggtggtgggggtgggcaccCAGTACCAGGTGCATCCCACCATGGACCTTTCCTCCCTAACATTCATCCTCCGTGCCAGAACCCGCACCAGCCAAGGAGGATGTACACGGGGTCCAAGGTGACCTGCACCGGTGGTCCTGGCAGCTCAGACCCCATCATGCCCACCCCTCACAGCCTAGATGGTGTAGGCCCAGCCAGACCCCTTCCCCAGTCCCAGGCCATGGGCCCGGTGCACACAGCCCTAACCCAGACGGAACTCCCCCTGTCAGATGCTGGCCTCGTGGAAACCACGGTCCAAGCTCTCCCAGCTGGCCCAGCCGCAGTCCAGTCTCTGGCTGATGACCACTCAAGTTAGCTGAGAGTGTATGGCCTTGGGGATTGCCTGCAACCACCCTTTAATATGGGGGAGCTGAAAGTGACCGGCTGGAGAACCGCTCTGACTAGGACAGTGGACAGACTCCTGCAGATCCAGCCGTCAGTGTGGCGGTGAAAAGCCCAACAACTCCCCACCCTCTGTGCAGATATTCAGCTCCCTTGGGTAAACGGCTGTCAAGAAAGGCGactggggggggtgcctgggtggctcagtcattgggcgtctgccttcggctcaggtcatgatcccagggtcctgggatcgagccccgcatcgggctccctgctccgcgggaggcctgcttctccctctcccactccccctgcttgtgttccctctctcactgtctctctctctgtcaaataaataaataaaacctttaaaaaaaaaaaaaaaaagaaagaaaggcgaCTGGGGAAGGTCAGTACTCACCAAGCACTGGGCAGGTCTCAGGGAGCCATGGGTGTGAGTGGCCAGACCTCCCTCAGCAGGGGGCCGGCTGGGCATTTATCCTGCTCTTGGGTAAGCCAATTAGGATTGTCCTCTGACACGACACTAATGAGATTGTCAGGGCCACTCAGGAGGGTGGCGGGAGGGCACCACCACTGAGGGTCAGGGAGATGAGGGAAGGGGCTCAG
Proteins encoded in this region:
- the PDE6G gene encoding retinal rod rhodopsin-sensitive cGMP 3',5'-cyclic phosphodiesterase subunit gamma; its protein translation is MNLEPPKAEIRSATRVTGGPVTPRKGPPKFKQRQTRQFKSKPPKKGVQGFGDDIPGMEGLGTDITVICPWEAFNHLELHELAQYGII